The following proteins are co-located in the Castanea sativa cultivar Marrone di Chiusa Pesio chromosome 8, ASM4071231v1 genome:
- the LOC142606856 gene encoding phosphatidylinositol:ceramide inositolphosphotransferase 3 isoform X1, with translation MPLYNAREAPKLWRKICTEASAEVSLLSENWKLLLAGLVFQYVHGLAAHGVHYLHRPGPILQDAGFFLIPEIGQSKAYMSESIFNFIFFSFILWTFHPFFFQSKRIYTVLIWCRVLAYLVGCQILRIITFYATQLPGPNYHCREGSKYARLPPPESALEVILINFPTGVLYGCGDLIFSSHMIFTLVFVLTYQKFGTRRCIKQLAWLFAIIQSLLIIASRKHYTVDIVVAWYTVNLLVFFVDKKFPELPDRSSASTSPPLLPLSTKDKDSKNKEEHNKILNGNSVDVTY, from the exons ATGCCTCTTTACAATGCTCGCGAGGCTCctaag CTTTGGAGGAAAATATGCACAGAGGCGTCAGCAGAGGTTTCGCTCCTTTCAGAAAATTGGAAGCTTCTACTCGCTGGACTCGTTTttcag TATGTCCATGGATTGGCTGCTCATGGTGTCCATTATTTACATCGGCCAGGACCAATACTTCAGGATGCTGGGTTCTTTCTTATTCCA GAAATTGGTCAGAGCAAAGCATATATGAGTGAGTCTATATTTAACTTcatcttcttttcctttatctTG TGGACTTTTCATCCTTTCTTCTTTCAGAGCAAAAGAATCTATACGGTTCTGATTTGGTGCAGGGTTCTTGCTTATTTAGTT GGTTGTCAAATTCTCCGGATCATCACATTCTATGCAACTCAGCTTCCTGGTCCAAACTATCACTGTCGTGAG GGCTCAAAATATGCCAGACTTCCTCCTCCAGAAAGTGCACTTGAAGTGATTTTAATCAACT TTCCTACTGGAGTGCTATATGGCTGtggtgatttgattttttcatcACACATGATTTTTACCTTAGTATTTGTCCTGACATATCAAAAATTTGGCACAAGGAG GTGCATTAAGCAGTTAGCTTGGTTATTTGCCATTATTCAGAGCCTCCTAATTATAGCATCTCGCAAGCATTACACAGTTGACATTGTCGTCGCATG GTATACGGTAAATTTGCTAGTGTTCTTTGTTGACAAGAAATTCCCAG AGTTGCCAGATCGATCCAGTGCCTCTACATCTCCACCACTACTACCTTTGAGCACCAAAGATAAGGATAGCAAGAACAAAGAAGAGCACAACAAAATCCTTAATGGGAATTCTGTGGACGTGACATATTGa
- the LOC142606856 gene encoding phosphatidylinositol:ceramide inositolphosphotransferase 3 isoform X2 — protein MPLYNAREAPKLWRKICTEASAEVSLLSENWKLLLAGLVFQYVHGLAAHGVHYLHRPGPILQDAGFFLIPEIGQSKAYMSESIFNFIFFSFILWTFHPFFFQSKRIYTVLIWCRVLAYLVGCQILRIITFYATQLPGPNYHCREGSKYARLPPPESALEVILINFPTGVLYGCGDLIFSSHMIFTLVFVLTYQKFGTRRCIKQLAWLFAIIQSLLIIASRKHYTVDIVVA, from the exons ATGCCTCTTTACAATGCTCGCGAGGCTCctaag CTTTGGAGGAAAATATGCACAGAGGCGTCAGCAGAGGTTTCGCTCCTTTCAGAAAATTGGAAGCTTCTACTCGCTGGACTCGTTTttcag TATGTCCATGGATTGGCTGCTCATGGTGTCCATTATTTACATCGGCCAGGACCAATACTTCAGGATGCTGGGTTCTTTCTTATTCCA GAAATTGGTCAGAGCAAAGCATATATGAGTGAGTCTATATTTAACTTcatcttcttttcctttatctTG TGGACTTTTCATCCTTTCTTCTTTCAGAGCAAAAGAATCTATACGGTTCTGATTTGGTGCAGGGTTCTTGCTTATTTAGTT GGTTGTCAAATTCTCCGGATCATCACATTCTATGCAACTCAGCTTCCTGGTCCAAACTATCACTGTCGTGAG GGCTCAAAATATGCCAGACTTCCTCCTCCAGAAAGTGCACTTGAAGTGATTTTAATCAACT TTCCTACTGGAGTGCTATATGGCTGtggtgatttgattttttcatcACACATGATTTTTACCTTAGTATTTGTCCTGACATATCAAAAATTTGGCACAAGGAG GTGCATTAAGCAGTTAGCTTGGTTATTTGCCATTATTCAGAGCCTCCTAATTATAGCATCTCGCAAGCATTACACAGTTGACATTGTCGTCGCATG A
- the LOC142607749 gene encoding LOW QUALITY PROTEIN: uncharacterized protein LOC142607749 (The sequence of the model RefSeq protein was modified relative to this genomic sequence to represent the inferred CDS: inserted 4 bases in 2 codons), giving the protein MEYHSEFKSNLRDQQPLGTSGKPLLPQASQSIKLQDRLKPEKPRLSYADLHNEITGNEKDIPPKSCHDLQKQWTDNKAIKEDELVKYMSNLPSYLERGENRQEKVLNVGVLDWGRLEKWRYSHKQVPDESSQNSPSSSITSSSFWTDGSSAPSSRGQSRSPARPRAHRPSLQSHLMSSSIEGHSQEVKLFGGSIGKFQDLKPSQSSILLGQEKVIRTDQPFCSTVIKKEECRRKDPDRKIDQESTVIPNAPICTKEKTKIQDGEIKKRVEKLREPNPNNFDQDVFGKHKTVVLLLPRDLPQKHHSAVSQFSELTTSLGRRSMEASQKSFSQSSKENYHAEVHSDIPHSCPLPCEVDSEHSLLRQPGTLDKRSVNVSSVTSHPVPRSAKVGTSPSKSRNLGEKRSTLMPTNTTNEALKVLDVKVSNVADEKVRSSSPFRRLNISLGKMSKSSSSKEGLDTHRLNSTCTVAKSGTEKAVASAFLDTSNTDNLNTARARSSPLRRLLDPLLKPKAANCHHFVEPVERESITTVRASKNSNGQLDSSGKLNLDTPVQALLQVAIKNGQPLFKFAVDNDSNILAATMKKLNNTGKGEYSTVYTFFTIQVKKKNGSWINQGGKSKGKGQDYISNVVAQMKVSDSQFPNMIRQHCMDQFSMREFVLFSVDLRQADQQTFDFQPNDELAAVVIKFPKSINRGATGDGCQGNHYNDLLEVGSKEQLPGVECYSNTGENVQKLPFVSMKNLVNATVILPSAVHSIPSKGGPSSLIERWKSGGLCDCGGWDLGCKLRILANQNQISNKLGSSKACSVTDKFELFCQEGVQVNQPFLSLSQYKDGIYSVEFSSPLSILQAFSICIAVLDSKXKHVSFQNQVTFEEKKTSEETTSMQKDGIRAXPIEIEEVPARYVSYPPHFLVGKVEIHMQNHLVVTHLWFR; this is encoded by the exons ATGGAATATCATTCAGAGTTTAAAAGCAATTTGAGGGATCAACAACCTTTAGGAACTTCTGGGAAGCCCTTACTGCCCCAAGCAAGCCAAAGTATAAAGTTGCAAGACAGGTTAAAACCTGAAAAGCCTAGACTGTCATATGCTGATCTTCACAATGAAATTACTGGGAATGAAAAGGATATCCCTCCTAAATCTTGTCATGATCTCCAAAAACAATGGACTGATAATAAGGCAATCAAAGAAGATGAACTTGTcaaatacatgtcaaatttaCCAAGTTATCTAGAAAGAGGAGAGAACCGACAGGAGAAAGTTTTAAATGTTGGGGTCCTTGACTGGGGGCGCCTTGAAAAATGGCGTTACAGTCATAAACAGGTACCAGATGAGAGTAGCCAGAATTCGCCATCTAGTAGTAttacatcatcatcattttgGACAGATGGATCATCTGCTCCTTCTAGCAGAGGTCAGAGTCGCTCTCCTGCTCGTCCAAGGGCACATCGTCCTTCACTGCAATCTCATCTAATGTCATCTTCCATAGAAGGCCATTCTCAAGAAGTCAAATTATTTGGAGGAAGTATTGGAAAGTTTCAAGATCTTAAACCTTCCCAGAGTAGCATCTTGCTTGGGCAGGAAAAAGTCATCAGAACAGATCAGCCTTTCTGTAGTACGGTAATCAAGAAGGAAGAGTGCAGGAGAAAAGATCCAGACCGAAAGATTGATCAAGAAAGTACAGTTATCCCAAATGCCCCAATTTGCACAAAGGAAAAGACAAAGATTCAAGATGGTGAAATTAAGAAGAGAGTAGAGAAGCTGCGAGAACCAAATCCAAATAATTTTGACCAAGATGTATTTGGAAAGCACAAAACTGTTGTTCTCCTTTTGCCAAGAGATCTCCCCCAAAAACATCATTCTGCAGTGTCCCAGTTTTCTGAATTGACAACATCGTTAGGTCGTAGATCAATGGAAGCAAGTCAAAAGAGCTTTTCACAGAGTTCTAAGGAGAATTACCATGCAGAGGTTCATTCTGATATCCCACACTCATGCCCACTGCCTTGTGAAGTTGACAGTGAACACTCTCTGCTAAGGCAGCCTGGCACCTTAGATAAAAGGAGTGTCAACGTATCATCTGTTACATCTCACCCAGTACCACGTTCAGCTAAAGTAGGAACCAGTCCATCCAAATCCAGAAATTTAGGAGAGAAAAGATCAACCTTAATGCCCACCAATACAACAAATGAAGCTTTGAAGGTGTTGGATGTGAAAGTGAGCAACGTAGCAGATGAAAAAGTGCGAAGCTCTTCACCTTTTCGCCGACTTAACATTAGTTTGGGTAAGATGAGCAAAAGTTCCAGCTCCAAAGAGGGTTTGGATACACATCGGCTAAACTCAACATGTACTGTTGCTAAATCTGGCACAGAGAAAGCTGTGGCCTCTGCTTTCTTGGATACTTCAAACACCGATAATCTCAATACAGCCAGAGCCAGGTCCAGCCCTCTGAGAAGGTTACTTGACCCATTACTGAAGCCAAAAGCAGCCAACTGCCATCACTTTGTGGAGCCAGTTGAGAGGGAATCAATAACAACGGTTAGGGCAAGCAAAAATTCCAACGGACAATTAGATTCTTCGGGGAAATTAAATCTAGATACACCAGTCCAAGCTCTTTTGCAAGTTGCGATTAAAAATGGTCAGCCTCTGTTCAAATTTGCTGTTGACAATGACAGCAATATTCTTGCAGCCACAATGAAGAAGTTAAATAATACAGGAAAGGGTGAGTACAGCACAGTTTATACATTCTTTACCATTCaagttaagaagaagaatggaagTTGGATAAATCAAGGAGGCAAAAGCAAAGGCAAAGGTCAGGATTACATTTCTAATGTTGTTGCGCAAATGAAGGTTTCTGATTCTCAGTTTCCCAATATGATTAGACAGCATTGTATGGATCAGTTCAGCATGAgagaatttgttttgttttccgtGGACCTGAGGCAGGCAGATCAGCAAACCTTTGACTTTCAGCCAAATGATGAACTTGCAGCTGTTGTTATCAAATTTCCAAAAAGTATCAATAGAGGTGCCACTGGGGACGGGTGCCAGGGCAATCACTACAATGATTTGTTAGAGGTTGGTTCAAAAGAGCAGTTACCTGGAGTGGAATGTTATTCCAACACTGGGGAAAATGTTCAGAAGCTGCCTTTTGTCAGTATGAAGAATCTTGTCAATGCAACGGTCATACTTCCAAGTGCTGTGCATAGTATACCAAGTAAGGGAGGACCTTCATCATTGATTGAACGGTGGAAATCGGGTGGGTTATGTGACTGTGGGGGTTGGGATTTGGGTTGCAAACTCCGGATCCTTGCCAACCAGAATCAAATCAGTAACAAATTGGGTTCATCCAAAGCTTGTTCGGTAACAGATAAatttgagcttttctgtcag GAAGGAGTTCAAGTCAATCAGCCTTTCCTCAGTTTGTCTCAATACAAGGATGGGATCTATTCAGTTGAGTTCAGTTCTCCACTCTCAATTTTACAAGCATTCTCTATTTGTATAGCAGTTTTAGACAGTAA AAAGCATGTGAGCTTTCAGAATCAAGTgacttttgaagaaaaaaaaacatcagAGGAAACCACATCAATGCAAAAGGATGGAATAAGGGC CCCTATCGAAATTGAAGAAGTTCCTGCTAGATATGTCTCTTACCCACCTCATTTTCTAGTTGGGAAGGTCGAGATTCACATGCAGAATCATCTTGTAGTTACACACTTATGGTTTAGGTAA